In Tiliqua scincoides isolate rTilSci1 chromosome 1, rTilSci1.hap2, whole genome shotgun sequence, the following are encoded in one genomic region:
- the DDB2 gene encoding DNA damage-binding protein 2 codes for MAPNNPQKDKKHLRTSERVKEAVRKRKREQENEPQTKKLLVRTAPKCLQKTGQAFVDSMIRNSGIFFYQKGIQKNIVHYVYQNMLGGSIRAQLRKCLQLPFLRSLNSYRLFRTASPFDRRITCLEWHPEHPSTVAVGSKGGDIILWDYEVLNKTCFIKGMGAGGSITGMKFNPFNPSELYTSSVAGTTTLQDFTGNTIRVFTSTNNWAFWYCSVDVSATCRTVVTGDNVGNVVLLGIQGEKIWNLKLHKKKVTHVEFNSRCDWLLATASVDQTVKIWDLRNIKDMSSYLHILPHDKPVNSAYFSPADGAKLLTTDQHSEIRVYTSSDWSKPQHLIPHPHRQFQHLTPIKATWHPRYDLIVAGRYPDPHFPGYTSDELRTVDIFDGNCGEMVCQLHDPNASGIVTLNKFNPMGDTLASGMGFNILIWSRDEMITKKQERLMQAMTDQGIGRVNCNGLSPQGGQRPSNAGTSTLRTKQLNLKLDGPKTRSREYKLLEKKRKGSDLED; via the exons ATGGCCCCTAACAACCCACAAAAGGACAAGAAGCATCTGAGAACATCTGAACGTGTAAAAGAGGCAGTTCGTAAAAGGAAGCGAGAACAGGAGAATGAACCACAAACTAAGAAACTACTTGTGAGAACAGCCCCCAAATGTCTACAGAAAACTG GGCAAGCTTTTGTTGATTCCATGATCAGAAATTCAGGAATTTTCTTCTATCAGAAAGGGATTCAGAAGAACATTGTCCATTATGTCTACCAGAACATGCTGGGTGGCTCTATCAGGGCACAACTCAGGAAG TGTCTCCAGCTGCCTTTCCTACGTTCTCTCAACTCGTACCGCCTGTTTCGAACAGCAAGTCCTTTTGATAGGAGAATCACATGTTTGGAATGGCATCCAGAGCACCCCAGCACGGTTGCTGTGGGCTCCAAAGGAGGAGACATCATCCTGTGGGACTATGAAGTTCTTAATAAAACCTGCTTCATAAAAGGG ATGGGAGCTGGAGGGTCCATCACAGGAATGAAGTTTAACCCTTTTAATCCTAGTGAACTGTACACATCATCAGTTGCTGGAACTACAACCCTGCAAGATTTTACTGGGAATACAATTCGGGTCTTCACCAGTACCAACAACTGGGC tttCTGGTACTGCAGCGTTGATGTGTCTGCAACTTGCCGCACTGTGGTGACAGGTGATAATGTGGGCAATGTGGTCCTGCTTGGGATTCAGGGTGAAAAG ATATGGAACCTGAAATTGCACAAGAAGAAAGTCACTCATGTGGAGTTTAATTCTCGTTGTGATTGGCTCCTGGCTACAGCCTCTGTGGACCAGACAGTAAAAATCTGGGATCTGAGAAATATTAAAGACATGTCAAGTTATCTTCATATACTTCCTCATGATAAACCAGTTAATTCAG CTTATTTCAGTCCAGCAGATGGTGCTAAGCTACTGACTACTGACCAGCATAGTGAAATCCGGGTTTATACATCTTCTGATTGGTCGAAACCGCAGCATTTGATTCCACATCCCCATCGGCAATTCCAGCACCTCACACCTATTAAG GCAACATGGCATCCTCGTTATGACCTCATTGTGGCTGGTCGATATCCAGACCCACATTTCCCAGGGTACACTTCGGATGAGCTACGAACTGTTGATATCTTTGATGGAAACTGTGGGGAGATGGTGTGCCAGCTACATGATCCAAATGCGTCTGGCATTGTCACA CTCAATAAATTTAACCCCATGGGAGACACACTAGCCTCTGGAATGG GTTTTAATATTCTGATCTGGAGCCGGGACGAGATGATAACCAAGAAGCAGGAGCGTCTCATGCAAGCTATGACAGATCAGGGAATTGGCCGTGTGAATTGCAATGGCTTATCTCCACAAGGAGGGCAGAGGCCATCAAATGCAGGAACAAGCacactgagaacaaaacaactcAACCTGAAATTAGATGGCCCTAAAACAAGGAGCAGAGAGTACAAATTActggagaagaagagaaaaggatCAGATCTGGAGGACTGA